Proteins encoded in a region of the Triticum dicoccoides isolate Atlit2015 ecotype Zavitan chromosome 3A, WEW_v2.0, whole genome shotgun sequence genome:
- the LOC119270517 gene encoding protein IRON-RELATED TRANSCRIPTION FACTOR 2-like isoform X2, giving the protein MGHQHQMFEDPFASSISSLEADIFSVAAGHHHPQWPGLDHDVPLAPAANNGTSSGGYGSPGGGDGSGSHRKISHNAYERDRRKQLNELYSDLRSLLPDTDHTKKLSIPITVSRVLKYIPELQKQVDGLEKKKEELTRANCKPGVLTMKENMAPIVSATCLDDREIMVQVSLVSTMAGVLPMSKCIKVLENEGLRLISSSTSAFHNRTFYSLHLQRVYTTTEVSTFIGDQSLHPWQRARPRSLYFSHLFGVLDMKNKALGWTRLLLLPPNSAREPNGR; this is encoded by the exons ATGGGGCACCAGCACCAGATGTTCGAAGACCCGTTCGCGAGCAGCATATCGTCGCTGGAGGCGGACATCTTCTCCGTCGCCGCCGGCCACCACCATCCGCAGTGGCCGGGCCTCGACCACGACGTCCCGTTGGCGCCGGCTGCCAACAACGGCACATCGTCCGGCGGCTACGGCTCCCCCGGTGGCGGCGACGGCTCGGGCTCCCACCGCAAGATCAGCCACAACGCGTACGAGCGCGACCGCCGCAAGCAGCTCAACGAGCTCTACTCCGACCTCCGCTCCCTCCTCCCCGACACCGATCACACG AAGAAACTGAGCATTCCGATCACGGTGTCGCGGGTGCTCAAGTACATCCCGGAGCTGCAGAAGCAGGTGGACGgactggagaagaagaaggaggagctgaCGCGCGCCAACTGCAAGCCCGGCGTGCTGACCATGAAGGAGAACATGGCTCCGATCGTGTCCGCCACCTGCCTCGATGACAGAGAAATCATGGTCCAGGTCAGCCTGGTGAGCACCATGGCCGGAGTTCTGCCCATGTCCAAGTGCATCAAGGTGCTGGAGAACGAAGGCCTACGCCTCATCAGCTCGTCCACTTCCGCGTTTCACAACAGGACGTTCTATAGCCTCCATCTTCAG AGGGTTTATACTACTACCGAAGTGTCAACATTCATTGGTGATCAATCTTTACACCCTTGGCAAAGAGCACGACCGAGGTCCCTCTATTTCAGTCATTTGTTTGGTGTTTTGGACATGAAGAACAAAGCACTTGGGTGGACGAGGTTGTTGCTTCTTCCTCCTAATTCAGCCAG AGAACCCAACGGACGATGA
- the LOC119270517 gene encoding protein IRON-RELATED TRANSCRIPTION FACTOR 2-like isoform X3, producing the protein MGHQHQMFEDPFASSISSLEADIFSVAAGHHHPQWPGLDHDVPLAPAANNGTSSGGYGSPGGGDGSGSHRKISHNAYERDRRKQLNELYSDLRSLLPDTDHTKKLSIPITVSRVLKYIPELQKQVDGLEKKKEELTRANCKPGVLTMKENMAPIVSATCLDDREIMVQVSLVSTMAGVLPMSKCIKVLENEGLRLISSSTSAFHNRTFYSLHLQRTQRTMSKECPAFCEELENALTQKAGLRLHHHQ; encoded by the exons ATGGGGCACCAGCACCAGATGTTCGAAGACCCGTTCGCGAGCAGCATATCGTCGCTGGAGGCGGACATCTTCTCCGTCGCCGCCGGCCACCACCATCCGCAGTGGCCGGGCCTCGACCACGACGTCCCGTTGGCGCCGGCTGCCAACAACGGCACATCGTCCGGCGGCTACGGCTCCCCCGGTGGCGGCGACGGCTCGGGCTCCCACCGCAAGATCAGCCACAACGCGTACGAGCGCGACCGCCGCAAGCAGCTCAACGAGCTCTACTCCGACCTCCGCTCCCTCCTCCCCGACACCGATCACACG AAGAAACTGAGCATTCCGATCACGGTGTCGCGGGTGCTCAAGTACATCCCGGAGCTGCAGAAGCAGGTGGACGgactggagaagaagaaggaggagctgaCGCGCGCCAACTGCAAGCCCGGCGTGCTGACCATGAAGGAGAACATGGCTCCGATCGTGTCCGCCACCTGCCTCGATGACAGAGAAATCATGGTCCAGGTCAGCCTGGTGAGCACCATGGCCGGAGTTCTGCCCATGTCCAAGTGCATCAAGGTGCTGGAGAACGAAGGCCTACGCCTCATCAGCTCGTCCACTTCCGCGTTTCACAACAGGACGTTCTATAGCCTCCATCTTCAG AGAACCCAACGGACGATGAGCAAGGAGTGTCCGGCATTTTGTGAAGAACTGGAGAACGCCCTGACGCAAAAGGCAGGACTACGTCTACATCACCACCAGTAG
- the LOC119270517 gene encoding protein IRON-RELATED TRANSCRIPTION FACTOR 2-like isoform X1 produces MGHQHQMFEDPFASSISSLEADIFSVAAGHHHPQWPGLDHDVPLAPAANNGTSSGGYGSPGGGDGSGSHRKISHNAYERDRRKQLNELYSDLRSLLPDTDHTKKLSIPITVSRVLKYIPELQKQVDGLEKKKEELTRANCKPGVLTMKENMAPIVSATCLDDREIMVQVSLVSTMAGVLPMSKCIKVLENEGLRLISSSTSAFHNRTFYSLHLQRVYTTTEVSTFIGDQSLHPWQRARPRSLYFSHLFGVLDMKNKALGWTRLLLLPPNSARPALDDFRCPNIMVRTHAGGLRVGVGDAVT; encoded by the exons ATGGGGCACCAGCACCAGATGTTCGAAGACCCGTTCGCGAGCAGCATATCGTCGCTGGAGGCGGACATCTTCTCCGTCGCCGCCGGCCACCACCATCCGCAGTGGCCGGGCCTCGACCACGACGTCCCGTTGGCGCCGGCTGCCAACAACGGCACATCGTCCGGCGGCTACGGCTCCCCCGGTGGCGGCGACGGCTCGGGCTCCCACCGCAAGATCAGCCACAACGCGTACGAGCGCGACCGCCGCAAGCAGCTCAACGAGCTCTACTCCGACCTCCGCTCCCTCCTCCCCGACACCGATCACACG AAGAAACTGAGCATTCCGATCACGGTGTCGCGGGTGCTCAAGTACATCCCGGAGCTGCAGAAGCAGGTGGACGgactggagaagaagaaggaggagctgaCGCGCGCCAACTGCAAGCCCGGCGTGCTGACCATGAAGGAGAACATGGCTCCGATCGTGTCCGCCACCTGCCTCGATGACAGAGAAATCATGGTCCAGGTCAGCCTGGTGAGCACCATGGCCGGAGTTCTGCCCATGTCCAAGTGCATCAAGGTGCTGGAGAACGAAGGCCTACGCCTCATCAGCTCGTCCACTTCCGCGTTTCACAACAGGACGTTCTATAGCCTCCATCTTCAG AGGGTTTATACTACTACCGAAGTGTCAACATTCATTGGTGATCAATCTTTACACCCTTGGCAAAGAGCACGACCGAGGTCCCTCTATTTCAGTCATTTGTTTGGTGTTTTGGACATGAAGAACAAAGCACTTGGGTGGACGAGGTTGTTGCTTCTTCCTCCTAATTCAGCCAG GCCCGCGCTGGATGACTTCCGCTGTCCGAACATCATGGTCCGGACGCATGCAGGAGGTTTgcgggtcggcgttggagatgccgtTACATGA
- the LOC119270519 gene encoding uncharacterized protein LOC119270519 — protein MEPARFRYVPDHVGGGGGLEDDDGEESGGGCFLDVYVHGARGIHNICIYADQDVYARFSLTSSPGHAPALSTRVAARGGASPRFDERLPPLRVRRGRLGTDALKCEVLMRSCAESVLEDQLLGFTLVPLAQVAATDGAEMERREFSLSSTDLTHSPAGTVSLSLALRSGGGDPCIAGPSDRAAAEPSITSEVVILEPPAPPVDYLGIEFPDLNTAKENDDMAVQYLPFLHLGVAPFDAMEMVTSPRGENSMPVCSDGSKNASTTTTTSDDRAIDVSSSAATEKPHRHDGAHEATVSAPMCSGAPDTPTSNGGAASGKEKVGVFKSPMATGDVIDMEAEQSAMQRQIMEMYVKSMQQFTESLGAMKLPMELDGDGSAGVVVQRDEKKPEAEARKDGARVFYGSRAFF, from the coding sequence ATGGAGCCTGCCAGATTCCGGTACGTGCCGGATCATGTCGGGGGCGGCGGAGGGTTGGAGGACGACGACGGCGAGGAGAGTGGCGGCGGGTGCTTCTTGGACGTGTACGTGCACGGCGCGCGCGGCATCCACAACATCTGCATCTACGCGGACCAGGACGTGTACGCGCGCTTCTCGCTCACGTCCAGCCCGGGCCACGCGCCGGCGCTCTCCACGCGCGTGGCTGCCAGGGGCGGCGCCAGTCCGCGCTTCGACGAGCGCCTTCCGCCGTTGCGCGTCCGTCGGGGCAGGCTCGGCACCGACGCGCTCAAGTGCGAAGTGTTGATGCGGAGCTGCGCCGAGAGCGTCCTCGAGGACCAGCTCCTCGGGTTCACGCTCGTGCCGCTCGCCCAAGTCGCGGCCACCGACGGCGCGGAGATGGAGCGGCGGGAGTTCTCCCTGTCGTCCACGGATCTCACCCACTCGCCCGCCGGCACGGTGAGCCTGTCCCTCGCCCTCCGCTCCGGCGGAGGCGACCCGTGCATCGCGGGGCCATCGGACCGCGCCGCGGCGGAGCCGTCGATCACGTCGGAGGTGGTCATCCTCGAGCCCCCAGCGCCGCCGGTGGACTACCTAGGTATCGAGTTTCCTGACCTCAACACAGCCAAAGAGAACGACGACATGGCCGTCCAGTACCTGCCGTTCTTGCACCTCGGGGTGGCGCCGTTTGACGCCATGGAGATGGTCACGAGCCCACGCGGCGAGAATTCGATGCCGGTGTGCTCAGACGGAAGCAAGAACGCCTCGACGACCACCACGACCAGCGACGACAGGGCGATCGATGTCTCCTCCTCGGCGGCGACAGAGAAGCCGCATCGGCACGACGGCGCCCACGAGGCCACCGTGTCGGCACCGATGTGCAGCGGCGCGCCGGACACGCCAACGTCCAACGGAGGGGCGGCGTCTGGCAAGGAGAAGGTCGGCGTTTTCAAGTCTCCCATGGCCACGGGCGACGTCATCGACATGGAGGCGGAACAGAGCGCGATGCAGCGGCAGATCATGGAGATGTACGTGAAGAGCATGCAGCAGTTCACCGAGTCGCTGGGCGCGATGAAGCTGCCGATGGAGCTCGATGGAGACGGCAGCGCCGGGGTGGTCGTCCAGAGGGACGAGAAGAAGCCGGAGGCAGAGGCGAGGAAGGACGGGGCGAGGGTGTTCTACGGAAGCAGAGCATTCTTCTGA